The Camelina sativa cultivar DH55 chromosome 14, Cs, whole genome shotgun sequence genome includes a window with the following:
- the LOC104744084 gene encoding uncharacterized protein LOC104744084 has product MFKDAHEFVSRCDVCQRKGQISKRNEMPQTSFLKLKCLIAGWVEAIACPKNDFAVVLKLFKTIIFPRFGVPRIVISDGGKHFINKVFDKLLKKYGVQHRVATPYHPQTSGQVEVSNKQIKEILEKTVGVTRKDWAMKLDDALWAYRTAYKHHVAPHLFICFMGKHVIFQWS; this is encoded by the exons ATGTTCAAAGACGCTCATGAGTTTGTCTCACGATGCGATGTTTGTCAACGGAAAGGTCAAATCAGTAAACGGAATGAGATGCCACAAACTTCATTCTTGAAGTTGAAGTGTTTGATTGCTGGG TGGGTTGAAGCGATTGCCTGTCCGAAGAATGATTTTGCAgtggttcttaagctgtttaagaccatcATCTTCCCTAGGTTTGGAGTGCCTCGAATTGTTATAAGTGATGGAGGTAAAcactttattaataaagtgTTTGACAAGCTGTTGAAAAAGTATGGAGTTCAACATAGAGTGGCTACTCCATATCACCCTCAGACTAGTGGGCAAGTGGAGGTTTCCAACAAGCAGATCAAGGAGATTCTTGAGAAAACAGTTGGTGttacaaggaaggattgggcTATGAAGCTTGATGATGCACTTTGGGCATATAGAACTGCTTATAAACACCACGTGGCACCACACCTTTTCatctgctttatgggaaagcatgtcatcttcCAGTGGAGTTAG